A DNA window from Sphingopyxis macrogoltabida contains the following coding sequences:
- a CDS encoding allantoate amidohydrolase: protein MVGGIRAVERCDALGHAPYSDMAGGLHRGYLTPAYAASQQSVASWMAEAGMTVRIDVAGNLVGRYEGTASGPALIIGSHLDSVRDAGRYDGPLGIMLGIECVAALHAAGRRPSFPIEVYAFGDEEGSRFPLAMLASRAVAGTLGDIAHEPVDAQGVSFFQALRDYGARAGVPVAASFGEYAAARHEGAFAYFEAHIEQGPALETAGLPVGNVTAIAAQKRYAIQLTGRAGHAGTTAMGLRRDALAAAAEMMLATEALALSAGGEHVATVGTIAAAPGAANVIPGVVRFTLDVRAATDAGCAGLAAALLDRFDAIAAQRGIKLAADLLHELPASPSDPALMDLLDQAIGAEGVPIRRLMSGAGHDAMILSALCPTAMLFIRCADGISHNPAERVAVSDVEVAARVMLRFIENLEGLRNA from the coding sequence GTGGTAGGCGGGATTCGTGCGGTCGAGCGCTGCGACGCGCTTGGACATGCTCCCTACAGCGACATGGCGGGCGGGCTTCACCGCGGTTACCTGACACCCGCCTATGCCGCCTCGCAGCAGTCCGTGGCCAGCTGGATGGCCGAGGCCGGGATGACGGTGCGGATCGACGTGGCGGGCAATTTGGTTGGCCGTTACGAAGGAACTGCCTCCGGTCCGGCGCTGATCATCGGCAGTCACCTCGACAGCGTGCGCGATGCCGGCCGCTATGACGGTCCGCTGGGGATTATGCTGGGGATCGAGTGCGTCGCAGCGTTGCACGCGGCGGGTAGGCGACCTTCATTTCCTATCGAGGTCTATGCCTTTGGCGACGAGGAGGGATCGCGCTTCCCCCTGGCGATGCTAGCCAGCCGGGCGGTTGCGGGCACCTTGGGCGATATTGCGCACGAGCCGGTCGATGCGCAGGGGGTAAGCTTCTTCCAGGCGCTGCGCGACTATGGCGCCAGAGCAGGCGTGCCCGTCGCGGCCAGTTTCGGCGAATACGCGGCGGCGCGTCACGAGGGTGCTTTCGCCTATTTCGAGGCCCATATCGAACAGGGGCCGGCGCTTGAGACAGCGGGGCTGCCCGTGGGAAACGTGACGGCGATTGCGGCGCAGAAGCGCTACGCGATCCAGCTAACCGGCCGTGCGGGTCATGCCGGGACGACTGCCATGGGGCTGCGCCGCGATGCGCTGGCCGCCGCTGCCGAGATGATGCTCGCGACCGAGGCGCTGGCCCTGTCCGCGGGCGGCGAGCATGTCGCCACCGTGGGAACGATCGCCGCTGCGCCCGGCGCCGCCAACGTCATCCCCGGAGTGGTCCGCTTCACGCTCGACGTGCGCGCCGCGACCGACGCGGGTTGCGCGGGTCTGGCAGCGGCGCTGCTCGACCGGTTCGATGCGATCGCCGCGCAACGCGGGATCAAACTGGCTGCCGACCTCCTGCACGAATTGCCTGCGAGCCCCTCCGATCCCGCGCTGATGGACCTGCTGGATCAGGCGATCGGGGCCGAGGGTGTGCCCATCCGCCGGCTCATGTCGGGCGCGGGGCATGATGCGATGATCCTGTCGGCGCTATGCCCCACGGCCATGCTGTTCATCCGATGCGCGGATGGGATCAGCCACAACCCTGCCGAACGCGTGGCCGTGTCCGACGTCGAAGTTGCGGCGCGAGTCATGCTGCGCTTCATCGAAAACCTGGAAGGACTCCGCAATGCATGA
- a CDS encoding pyridoxal-phosphate-dependent aminotransferase family protein — protein sequence MHDFFGEIDPPQRLLMGPGPVNAHPRVLRAMSADLLGQFDPEMTGYMNEVMALYRPIFGTDNRWTFLVNGTARAGIEAALVSLVSPGDVVLVVNFGRFGLLLTEILGRIGARIETVEAPWGEVVPLDAIAAAIQRTAPRLVATIHGDTSTTMAQPLGGLGALCRDAGALLYVDATATIGGMELSVDAWGADIVTGGLQKCLGGSSGSAPITISDRAAEHIGRRRHVELGLRTDEFSDGDGLVIGSNYFDLGMIMDYWSEKRLNHHTEATTMLYGARECARIMLQEGLAARYARHSAAGRAMAAGLGALGLTLFGDERHRMTSVTAAFIPDEVDGETVRRRLREDFEIEIGTAFGPLAGKVWRFGAMGYNARKHKVLITLGALEAVLRAEGFACPPGEAVASALAAWDAV from the coding sequence ATGCATGATTTCTTTGGCGAGATTGACCCGCCGCAGCGCCTGCTGATGGGACCCGGTCCGGTCAACGCCCACCCGCGCGTGCTCCGCGCGATGTCGGCCGATCTACTTGGGCAGTTCGATCCCGAAATGACCGGCTACATGAACGAGGTCATGGCGCTCTACCGACCGATCTTCGGCACGGACAACCGCTGGACATTCCTTGTCAACGGCACGGCCCGGGCCGGGATCGAGGCAGCACTGGTCAGCTTGGTCTCGCCCGGCGACGTCGTTCTGGTCGTGAACTTCGGGCGCTTCGGTCTGCTCCTGACGGAAATTCTCGGGCGGATCGGCGCGCGGATCGAAACCGTCGAGGCCCCCTGGGGCGAGGTGGTGCCGCTGGATGCGATCGCTGCCGCTATCCAGCGCACCGCGCCGCGTCTGGTCGCGACAATCCACGGCGACACCTCGACCACGATGGCCCAGCCGCTGGGCGGCCTCGGCGCGCTGTGCCGCGATGCCGGCGCCTTGCTCTATGTCGATGCCACGGCGACGATCGGCGGGATGGAACTCTCGGTCGATGCATGGGGGGCGGACATCGTCACCGGCGGCCTGCAGAAGTGCCTGGGAGGTTCTTCCGGATCGGCGCCGATCACGATCTCGGACCGCGCCGCCGAGCACATAGGCCGCCGCCGGCATGTCGAACTCGGGCTGCGGACCGATGAGTTCAGCGACGGAGATGGTCTGGTCATCGGGTCGAACTATTTCGATCTGGGCATGATCATGGATTACTGGTCGGAAAAGCGCCTCAACCACCACACCGAGGCGACGACCATGCTCTACGGCGCGCGCGAATGCGCCCGGATCATGCTGCAGGAAGGCCTCGCCGCGCGCTATGCCCGGCACAGTGCCGCCGGGCGGGCGATGGCGGCCGGGCTCGGCGCGCTAGGCCTGACGCTGTTCGGCGACGAACGCCACCGAATGACCAGTGTCACCGCGGCGTTCATTCCCGATGAAGTCGATGGCGAGACCGTCCGCCGCCGCTTGCGTGAGGACTTCGAGATCGAGATCGGCACCGCCTTCGGTCCGCTTGCCGGCAAGGTCTGGCGCTTCGGCGCGATGGGGTACAACGCGCGCAAGCACAAGGTTCTGATTACGCTGGGCGCTTTGGAGGCCGTTCTGCGCGCCGAAGGCTTTGCCTGCCCGCCGGGCGAGGCCGTCGCCTCCGCGCTGGCCGCGTGGGACGCCGTATGA
- the puuE gene encoding allantoinase PuuE yields MTARDLIGYGETPPPAFWPGGARIAVQFVVNYQEGAENSVLNGDRGSEAFLSEMVGAASHPARAMAMESLYEYGSRAGFWRLHRLFTERRAPVTVFGVAAALEMNPAATEAMLRSDWEIASHGYRWIDYQAVPEEIEREHIARAVEIHTRVTGERPLGWYQGRTSPNTARLVVEEGGFVYDADSYADDVPYYDVRHGRPQLIVPYTLDANDMKMVAFNGFTEGEQLFRYLRDTFECLRAEGGRMMSIGLHGRIAGKPARAAAVARFVDHVLAAGDAWIARRIDIARHWLEAHPHD; encoded by the coding sequence ATGACGGCGCGCGATCTGATCGGCTACGGCGAGACGCCGCCCCCCGCCTTCTGGCCGGGCGGCGCGCGGATCGCGGTGCAGTTCGTCGTGAACTACCAGGAAGGCGCGGAGAACTCCGTCCTCAACGGGGATCGCGGTTCGGAGGCGTTCCTGTCCGAGATGGTTGGCGCTGCGAGCCATCCGGCGAGGGCGATGGCGATGGAAAGCCTTTACGAATACGGCAGCCGTGCTGGATTCTGGCGGCTGCACCGCCTGTTCACCGAGCGGCGGGCGCCGGTGACCGTGTTCGGCGTAGCCGCTGCGCTCGAGATGAACCCCGCCGCAACCGAGGCCATGCTGCGCTCAGATTGGGAGATTGCGAGCCACGGCTATCGCTGGATCGACTACCAGGCCGTGCCCGAGGAGATCGAACGCGAGCACATCGCCCGCGCAGTCGAAATCCATACGCGGGTCACGGGGGAGCGGCCGCTCGGCTGGTATCAGGGCCGCACCTCGCCCAACACGGCGCGGCTGGTCGTAGAAGAGGGCGGCTTTGTCTACGACGCCGATTCCTATGCCGATGACGTGCCGTACTACGATGTGCGCCACGGTCGGCCGCAACTGATCGTGCCCTATACGCTCGACGCCAACGATATGAAGATGGTCGCGTTCAACGGCTTCACCGAGGGCGAGCAGTTATTCCGCTACCTGCGCGACACCTTTGAATGCCTGCGTGCCGAGGGCGGTCGGATGATGTCGATCGGGCTGCACGGTCGGATTGCTGGGAAGCCGGCACGCGCCGCAGCGGTCGCCCGCTTCGTCGATCACGTCCTCGCCGCCGGCGACGCATGGATCGCGCGGCGGATCGACATCGCCCGGCACTGGCTGGAGGCCCACCCCCATGACTGA
- the uraD gene encoding 2-oxo-4-hydroxy-4-carboxy-5-ureidoimidazoline decarboxylase, giving the protein MTDAATAFVARYGELFEHSPWVVERAARRLPLADLHAGLMEVVRAATTDEQLALIRAHPELAGKAAIDGTLTSASAAEQASAGLDRLNPDEFARFHDLNRRYTEKFAFPFIICVRLTNKAGILAAMASRLENDRPTEFAAAIAQIGEIVRLRLEDMA; this is encoded by the coding sequence ATGACTGATGCGGCTACTGCCTTCGTCGCCCGCTACGGCGAACTGTTCGAGCATTCGCCCTGGGTGGTTGAGCGTGCGGCGCGGCGCCTGCCGCTGGCCGATCTTCACGCGGGCTTGATGGAGGTGGTGCGGGCGGCCACGACCGACGAGCAACTGGCGCTGATCCGCGCGCACCCCGAACTCGCGGGCAAGGCCGCGATCGACGGAACGCTGACTAGCGCCTCGGCCGCCGAGCAGGCCTCGGCCGGGCTCGACCGCCTGAACCCGGACGAGTTCGCGCGGTTCCACGATCTCAATCGCCGCTACACCGAGAAATTCGCCTTCCCTTTCATCATCTGCGTTCGGCTTACCAACAAGGCCGGCATCCTGGCGGCGATGGCGTCGCGGCTGGAGAACGACCGGCCGACCGAATTCGCCGCCGCCATCGCGCAGATCGGCGAGATCGTAAGGCTTAGGCTGGAGGACATGGCATGA
- a CDS encoding FAD/NAD(P)-binding protein, whose amino-acid sequence MTLAQHEERVRHDLECLGLGGPAWTRTVPHDDEHVYDVIVVGGGQSGLGAAFGLLRERVGNILVLDENPEGYEGPWATYARMVTLRTPKHLTSIDYGIPSLTFRAYWEALHGPAGWAALDKIPRGDWMEYLRWYRRVLNLPVRNGSKVELVEPVAPGLFRLHLAGGDSLLSRKVVLATGIQGGGRWQTPKMVESLPRTRYAHTSEAIDFAALAGRRIAVLGGGASAFDNAQHALSLGAGSVDVFVRRKELAAVNPIRFMEQSGLIPRFPALGDEMKYRFMRSFFDRNQPPTNDTFSRAASYPGFRLHLGAPWLGVTETADGVRVTTPQGEETFDFLILSTGLVTDPALRPELALVADRILRWADRLAGEAEERSPVLDAHPYLGAGFELLGRTAEDERVLHGLFAFNYSGLINFGLSASAISGLKHALPRLAAGVADQLFLDDQDRIVADYLAYDEPEFVAGQEPWKHVA is encoded by the coding sequence ATGACCCTGGCGCAGCACGAAGAACGGGTGAGGCACGATCTCGAGTGCCTCGGGCTGGGTGGCCCGGCCTGGACGCGCACCGTCCCGCATGACGATGAACATGTTTACGACGTGATCGTGGTGGGCGGCGGACAGAGTGGCCTCGGCGCGGCCTTCGGTCTGCTGCGTGAGCGGGTGGGCAACATCCTGGTGCTGGACGAGAACCCGGAAGGATATGAAGGCCCATGGGCGACCTATGCTCGCATGGTCACTCTGCGGACCCCGAAGCACCTGACCTCAATTGATTACGGAATCCCCTCGCTGACCTTCCGGGCCTATTGGGAGGCGCTCCACGGGCCCGCAGGCTGGGCGGCGCTCGACAAGATCCCGCGCGGCGACTGGATGGAATACCTGCGCTGGTATCGCCGAGTGCTGAACCTGCCTGTGCGCAACGGCAGCAAGGTCGAACTGGTCGAGCCCGTCGCGCCCGGCCTTTTCCGGCTTCACCTGGCGGGGGGCGACTCGCTGCTTTCGCGCAAGGTCGTCCTCGCCACCGGGATTCAGGGCGGCGGGCGGTGGCAGACGCCGAAGATGGTCGAGTCGCTGCCGCGTACTCGCTATGCCCATACATCCGAAGCGATCGACTTTGCGGCGCTCGCGGGGCGGCGGATCGCGGTTCTTGGCGGTGGAGCCTCGGCCTTCGACAATGCGCAGCATGCGCTGTCCCTGGGCGCCGGATCGGTCGATGTCTTCGTAAGGCGCAAGGAGCTGGCCGCGGTCAATCCGATCCGCTTCATGGAACAGTCTGGCCTGATCCCCCGCTTTCCGGCGCTGGGTGACGAAATGAAGTACCGTTTCATGCGGAGCTTCTTCGACCGCAACCAGCCGCCGACCAACGACACCTTCTCCCGCGCGGCAAGCTATCCTGGCTTTCGCCTGCACTTGGGCGCGCCGTGGCTTGGCGTGACAGAGACTGCCGACGGGGTACGGGTCACCACCCCGCAGGGTGAGGAGACCTTCGATTTCCTGATCCTGTCGACCGGGTTGGTCACCGATCCGGCCTTGCGGCCCGAGCTGGCCCTGGTTGCCGACCGCATCCTGCGCTGGGCAGACCGCCTGGCTGGCGAGGCGGAGGAGCGCAGCCCGGTGCTCGACGCGCATCCCTATCTCGGTGCGGGTTTCGAACTGCTCGGGCGGACCGCGGAAGACGAGCGGGTGCTTCACGGTCTGTTCGCATTCAACTATTCGGGCCTGATCAACTTCGGCCTCTCGGCCTCCGCGATCTCGGGCCTCAAGCATGCTTTGCCTCGCCTCGCGGCCGGCGTTGCGGACCAGCTGTTTCTCGACGATCAGGACAGGATCGTCGCCGACTATCTGGCCTATGACGAACCCGAATTCGTCGCCGGCCAGGAACCCTGGAAGCACGTCGCGTGA
- the uraH gene encoding hydroxyisourate hydrolase: MSLSTHVLDTAHGRPAAGLALTLVAGKQTLFSGTTDADGRCPALRDLALDAGTYRLSFAVADYFRRQGIALPDPPFLDVVSIDFGIDGHAHYHVPLLVSPFSYSTYRGS, encoded by the coding sequence GTGAGCCTGTCCACCCATGTCTTGGACACCGCTCACGGGCGTCCCGCCGCCGGTCTCGCGCTGACGCTTGTCGCGGGGAAACAAACCTTGTTCAGCGGCACGACGGACGCCGATGGCCGGTGCCCGGCCTTGCGCGACCTCGCATTGGATGCCGGAACCTATCGCTTGAGCTTCGCGGTAGCCGACTACTTCCGCAGGCAGGGGATTGCGTTGCCCGATCCGCCGTTCCTCGACGTCGTCTCGATCGATTTCGGGATAGACGGACATGCACACTACCACGTGCCGCTGCTGGTTTCGCCATTTTCCTATTCGACCTATCGGGGAAGCTGA
- a CDS encoding S-(hydroxymethyl)glutathione dehydrogenase/class III alcohol dehydrogenase → MKTRAAVAFEAKKPLEIVELDLEGPKAGEVLVEIMATGICHTDAYTLDGFDSEGIFPSILGHEGAGIVREVGTGVTSVKPGDHVIPLYTPECRQCKSCLSGKTNLCTAIRATQGQGLMPDGTTRFSYKGQPVYHYMGCSTFSNFTVLPEIAVAKIRVDAPFDKSCYVGCGVTTGVGAVINTAKVTPGSNVIVFGLGGIGLNVLQGARLVGADRIIGVDINPEREEWGRRFGMTQFYNPKGKTTAEVVADLVALTDGGADYTFDCTGNTEVMRQALEACHRGWGVSTVIGVAEAGKEISTRPFQLVTGRVWQGSAFGGAKGRTDVPKIVDWYMNGKIEIDPMITHVLTLEEINKGFDLMHAGESIRSVVVF, encoded by the coding sequence ATGAAGACCCGCGCCGCAGTCGCCTTTGAAGCGAAAAAGCCCTTAGAGATCGTCGAACTCGATCTGGAAGGCCCCAAGGCGGGCGAGGTGCTGGTCGAGATTATGGCGACCGGCATCTGCCATACCGACGCCTATACGCTCGACGGTTTCGACAGCGAGGGAATCTTCCCGAGCATCTTGGGCCACGAAGGCGCGGGGATCGTGCGCGAGGTTGGCACCGGTGTCACCTCGGTGAAGCCGGGCGATCACGTGATACCGCTCTACACCCCGGAATGCCGCCAGTGTAAGTCGTGCCTGTCGGGCAAGACCAACCTCTGCACCGCAATCCGCGCGACCCAGGGCCAGGGACTGATGCCCGACGGCACAACCCGATTCAGCTACAAGGGCCAGCCAGTATATCACTACATGGGTTGCTCGACCTTCTCGAACTTCACCGTCCTGCCCGAGATCGCGGTAGCCAAGATCCGCGTGGACGCGCCATTCGACAAGAGTTGCTACGTTGGCTGCGGGGTAACCACGGGCGTCGGCGCGGTGATCAACACGGCCAAGGTGACACCGGGCAGCAACGTGATCGTCTTCGGCCTGGGGGGCATTGGCCTCAACGTGCTGCAGGGCGCACGGCTGGTCGGCGCGGACAGGATCATCGGCGTGGACATCAACCCCGAGCGCGAGGAATGGGGTCGCCGCTTCGGCATGACCCAGTTCTACAACCCCAAGGGCAAGACCACGGCGGAAGTTGTCGCCGATCTGGTCGCGCTGACCGACGGCGGGGCCGACTACACATTCGACTGCACCGGCAACACCGAGGTCATGCGCCAGGCCCTGGAAGCCTGCCACCGCGGCTGGGGCGTATCGACCGTGATCGGCGTGGCCGAGGCGGGCAAAGAGATCTCGACGCGGCCGTTCCAGCTGGTCACCGGCCGGGTCTGGCAGGGCAGCGCCTTCGGCGGGGCCAAGGGGCGCACCGATGTGCCCAAGATCGTCGACTGGTACATGAACGGCAAGATCGAGATCGATCCGATGATCACCCATGTCCTGACGCTGGAGGAAATCAACAAGGGCTTCGATCTGATGCACGCGGGCGAATCGATTCGCTCCGTCGTGGTTTTCTGA
- the fghA gene encoding S-formylglutathione hydrolase — MSEQAVLEQPQVERVSAHRSHGGTQGVYRHSSVATGTDMTFSVFVPDFTPGAKLPVVYYLSGLTCTHANVTEKGGFRRACAELGLILVAPDTSPRGEGVPDDPAAAYDFGLGAGFYVDATEAPYAANYRMWTYVTEELPALIAANFPVDMMRQSIMGHSMGGHGALTIGLSFPQRFKAISAFSPIVAPSLVPWGHKAFSGYFGTDASAWRRHDAVALIEDGARVPGLLVDQGAADEFLETQLRPDLLAAACDSAGIDLELNLRAGYDHSYYFISTFMAAHLRWHAERLNRPSAGQA, encoded by the coding sequence TTGTCTGAACAGGCGGTCCTCGAGCAACCCCAGGTCGAGCGTGTCTCGGCCCACCGCAGTCACGGTGGAACCCAGGGCGTCTATCGCCACAGCTCGGTCGCGACCGGCACCGACATGACCTTCTCGGTTTTCGTGCCGGACTTCACGCCGGGCGCGAAGCTGCCGGTCGTCTATTATCTGTCCGGGCTGACCTGTACCCACGCCAACGTTACCGAGAAGGGCGGGTTCCGCCGCGCCTGCGCCGAACTCGGGCTGATCCTGGTCGCTCCCGACACCAGTCCGCGCGGGGAAGGTGTTCCCGACGATCCCGCGGCGGCCTATGACTTTGGGCTGGGCGCAGGGTTCTACGTCGATGCGACCGAGGCGCCCTATGCCGCGAACTATCGCATGTGGACCTACGTCACCGAGGAACTGCCCGCCCTGATCGCGGCGAACTTCCCCGTCGACATGATGCGGCAGTCGATCATGGGCCATTCGATGGGCGGACACGGCGCGCTGACCATCGGGCTTAGCTTTCCTCAGCGGTTCAAGGCGATATCCGCCTTCTCGCCGATCGTGGCACCTAGCCTGGTGCCCTGGGGGCATAAGGCTTTCAGCGGCTATTTCGGCACCGACGCCAGCGCTTGGCGACGACACGATGCTGTCGCCCTGATCGAGGATGGGGCGCGGGTGCCCGGATTGCTCGTCGATCAGGGGGCGGCGGACGAATTCCTTGAGACGCAGCTGCGTCCTGATCTGCTGGCCGCGGCGTGCGATTCCGCCGGCATCGATCTGGAGCTGAACCTGCGCGCCGGATACGATCACAGCTATTATTTTATCTCGACCTTTATGGCTGCCCACCTGCGCTGGCACGCCGAGCGGCTGAACCGACCGTCGGCGGGCCAGGCATGA
- a CDS encoding ketosteroid isomerase-related protein — protein sequence MTRPEPAVPNQAAEILRAYYDAFNRQDTAGMLALLDDAVVHEPSQGIPREGIARFREFLEHMNRSYRETVIDPVIMTSPDGSRAAAEFMLEGQYLVTDEGLPPANRQAYRLRVGAFFELRDNWITRVSNHYNMADWIRQVEAA from the coding sequence ATGACGCGCCCAGAGCCCGCTGTGCCGAACCAAGCCGCCGAGATCCTGCGCGCCTACTACGATGCGTTCAATCGTCAAGACACGGCAGGCATGCTCGCTTTGCTGGACGATGCGGTGGTGCACGAGCCAAGCCAGGGCATCCCGCGCGAAGGCATCGCCCGGTTTCGCGAGTTTCTCGAACACATGAACCGGTCGTACCGGGAGACCGTGATCGACCCGGTGATCATGACATCTCCGGACGGCTCGCGGGCTGCGGCGGAGTTCATGCTTGAGGGGCAATACCTGGTCACCGACGAAGGCCTTCCGCCCGCGAACCGCCAGGCCTATCGCCTGCGCGTCGGCGCCTTCTTCGAACTTCGGGATAACTGGATCACTCGGGTCAGCAACCATTACAACATGGCGGACTGGATCCGTCAGGTCGAGGCTGCCTGA
- a CDS encoding GNAT family N-acetyltransferase — translation MDALAERRALRGEVVVEAAARDLETLQVLAALRMAVFRDWPYLYNGNPVDEAAYLAEFLSDPAAVMIVARHDGRAVGAATASRLARQPAALSEPLVRAGFAADDTFYFGESVLLGDYRGRGIGHAFFDLREAAARAAGATACTFCAVVRGERHPLRPENARDLASFWRKRGYASLDGVTTAMDWKDRDRPISTFHQMQFWARRL, via the coding sequence ATGGATGCCCTGGCGGAACGGCGGGCATTACGGGGCGAAGTGGTCGTCGAGGCCGCAGCGCGCGATCTCGAGACCCTGCAGGTCCTGGCCGCGCTGCGGATGGCAGTGTTTCGCGACTGGCCCTATCTCTACAACGGCAATCCAGTGGACGAGGCGGCCTATCTCGCCGAGTTCCTGAGCGATCCCGCCGCGGTGATGATCGTCGCGCGGCACGATGGCCGGGCGGTCGGCGCGGCGACCGCGTCGCGGCTTGCGCGGCAGCCCGCTGCGCTGTCCGAGCCGCTCGTCCGCGCGGGCTTTGCGGCGGACGACACGTTCTATTTCGGCGAGTCCGTTTTGCTCGGGGACTATCGTGGGCGCGGCATCGGCCACGCCTTCTTCGACCTGCGCGAGGCGGCGGCCCGCGCTGCCGGGGCGACTGCCTGCACCTTCTGCGCGGTCGTGCGCGGCGAACGCCACCCGCTGCGGCCCGAGAACGCGCGCGACTTGGCGTCGTTCTGGCGCAAGCGCGGCTATGCGTCGCTGGACGGCGTGACCACGGCGATGGACTGGAAGGACCGCGACAGGCCGATCAGCACCTTCCACCAAATGCAATTCTGGGCGCGGCGGCTGTGA
- a CDS encoding carbon-nitrogen hydrolase family protein, whose product MAEGITQDRIRIAAAQYPIELLPSFEAWEAKLARWVEEAVVRGADCLVFPEYAAMELAGTDPAAAGDLAASLELVIALGEAYDAACRALAVKHGIVLLGGSRPFRRDDGIVVNRARLHTPDGGGGYQDKIVMTRFERELWGVSGGDTIQVIDTPAGLVGIAICFDVEFPLIARAQAEAGARLILAPSATDTMQGFWRVRIGAQARALENQCFVVQASTVGLADWLPALDENQGAAGVFCPPDGNTPHDGVVASGEPSQPGWTYADIDLGEVAAWRSRGSVLNFAQWPEQAVAVPPRHAAAPVGQVFVALAQSDARLADEVAARIGITLPEPCVPGVAANARLLQVHTDTLRGPVR is encoded by the coding sequence ATGGCGGAAGGGATCACCCAGGACCGGATCAGGATCGCCGCCGCGCAATATCCGATCGAACTACTCCCCAGTTTTGAGGCCTGGGAGGCCAAGCTGGCGCGCTGGGTCGAGGAGGCAGTGGTAAGGGGAGCGGATTGCCTGGTCTTTCCCGAATATGCGGCGATGGAACTGGCCGGGACCGATCCCGCCGCCGCCGGCGATCTCGCGGCGTCGCTCGAACTCGTCATCGCGCTGGGCGAAGCATACGATGCCGCCTGCCGGGCGCTCGCGGTGAAGCACGGGATCGTGCTGCTAGGTGGAAGCCGGCCGTTCCGGCGCGACGACGGGATCGTCGTCAACCGGGCCAGGCTGCATACCCCGGACGGCGGCGGTGGCTACCAGGACAAGATCGTCATGACGCGGTTCGAACGCGAACTGTGGGGCGTCAGCGGCGGCGATACGATCCAGGTGATCGATACACCGGCAGGGTTGGTGGGGATCGCGATCTGCTTCGATGTCGAGTTCCCGCTCATCGCCCGTGCCCAGGCCGAAGCGGGAGCGCGGCTGATCCTGGCGCCGTCGGCAACCGACACGATGCAGGGCTTCTGGCGGGTCCGCATCGGGGCGCAGGCCCGCGCGCTGGAGAACCAGTGCTTCGTGGTCCAGGCCTCGACAGTGGGGCTGGCGGACTGGCTCCCCGCGCTGGACGAGAACCAAGGTGCGGCCGGGGTCTTCTGCCCGCCCGACGGCAACACTCCCCACGACGGCGTCGTTGCCAGCGGCGAGCCTTCGCAGCCTGGCTGGACCTACGCCGATATCGACCTCGGCGAAGTGGCGGCGTGGCGTTCGCGTGGGAGCGTGCTCAACTTCGCGCAGTGGCCCGAGCAGGCGGTTGCGGTGCCGCCGCGCCATGCCGCTGCGCCCGTGGGGCAGGTTTTCGTCGCGCTCGCCCAATCCGATGCGCGCCTGGCCGACGAAGTGGCGGCGCGGATCGGCATCACCTTGCCGGAGCCCTGCGTGCCGGGCGTCGCGGCGAACGCGCGGCTGCTGCAGGTCCATACAGATACGTTGAGGGGCCCTGTCCGATGA